Proteins from one Primulina huaijiensis isolate GDHJ02 chromosome 18, ASM1229523v2, whole genome shotgun sequence genomic window:
- the LOC140964664 gene encoding miraculin-like: protein MTKNLIFFATLLIIFMLNISDNVISAEAQDEEADPVLDLDGNKLQTGTSYYFIPSFRPGGGVTIYPTADKNCTNGVAQLVFGVGLPVTFAYGETDPDVVRVSTNLTISFSPGILYSPAVWKVDEYDPAGEKNLITSGEIDSNEASINRWFQIRKDLFPGYYKFVFCPKFCESCTQICTDVGISIYDEIRRFVVEGTLSSTFAFKKFEAGTNSTNGYLVA from the coding sequence ATGACGAAGAATCTCATCTTCTTTGCCACTCTTCTAATAATTTTCATGCTCAACATTTCTGATAATGTAATCAGTGCAGAAGCTCAGGACGAAGAAGCTGATCCGGTGCTGGACCTGGACGGGAACAAGCTTCAGACAGGAACCAGCTACTACTTCATTCCGAGTTTTCGCCCCGGAGGTGGCGTCACTATATACCCCACGGCCGATAAAAACTGCACAAATGGGGTCGCCCAACTAGTATTCGGAGTCGGGCTCCCGGTAACCTTCGCCTATGGCGAAACCGACCCTGACGTAGTCCGTGTATCTACTAACCTAACGATCTCCTTTTCGCCTGGAATCTTATATTCTCCGGCCGTGTGGAAAGTGGACGAGTACGACCCAGCGGGCGAGAAAAACTTAATCACATCGGGTGAGATTGATTCGAACGAAGCTAGTATTAACAGGTGGTTCCAGATTCGGAAAGACTTGTTCCCTGGTTATTACAAGTTTGTTTTCTGCCCCAAGTTTTGCGAATCCTGCACACAGATATGCACCGATGTTGGGATCAGCATTTACGATGAAATCAGGCGCTTTGTCGTGGAAGGAACTTTGTCTTCCACTTTTGCGTTTAAGAAGTTCGAAGCAGGAACAAATAGTACTAATGGTTATTTGGTAGCTTGA